The Platichthys flesus chromosome 18, fPlaFle2.1, whole genome shotgun sequence genome includes a window with the following:
- the LOC133973764 gene encoding akirin-2-like — translation MACGATLKRSLDFDPLMNPASPKRRRCAPGMSPVSSPQKYLRMEPSPFGEVSSRLTTEQILHNIKQEYKRLQKRRHLDSAFQQQVDGCCPLDAHSLHSGSALPGTSSGASSPNRKEQPLFSLRQVGMICERLLKEREDKVREEFDELLTTKLAEQYDAFVKFTHDQLMRRFGEQPASYVS, via the exons atggCGTGCGGAGCGACGCTGAAGAGGAGCCTGGACTTCGACCCGCTCATGAACCCGGCTTCCCCGAAGAGGAGGCGATGCGCCCCGGGCATGTCTCCGGTGTCCTCGCCGCAGAAGTACCTCCGGATGGAGCCCTCGCCGTTCGGAGAGGTGTCGTCCAGACTCACCACAG AGCAAATTCTACACAACATCAAGCAGGAGTACAAGCGGCTGCAGAAGCGGCGACACCTCGACAGTGCTTTCCAGCAGCAGGTGGACGGCTGCTGTCCTCTGGACGCGCACAGCCTCCACAGTGGATCGGCACTACCAG GTACGTCCTCGGGTGCCTCGTCTCCCAACAGGAAAGAGCAGCCCTTGTTTTCCCTCAGACAGGTTGGAATGATCTGTGAAAGACTACTGAAAGAGCGAGAGGACAAAGTCCGCGAGGAGTTTGACGAGTTACTGACGACAAAGCTCGCAG AGCAATATGATGCCTTCGTTAAATTTACACATGACCAACTGATGAGAAGATTTGGGGAACAGCCAGCGAGCT ACGTATCCTGA
- the cnr1 gene encoding cannabinoid receptor 1, whose amino-acid sequence MKSVLDGVADTTFRTITSGLQFLGSNDANYDDPANDVDFKGGFSLQKPLSAFRSNSFPDKVPSDEELILKGIPFFPTNATDLFGNRSRDETGSMQCGENFMDMECFMILTPSQQLAVAVMSLTLGTFTVLENLVVLCVILQSRTLRCRPSYHFIGSLAVADLLGSVIFVYSFLDFHVFHRKDSPNVFLFKLGGVTASFTASVGSLFLTAIDRYISIHRPLSYRRIVTRTKAVIAFCVMWTISIVIAVLPLLGWNCKRLNSVCSELFPLIDKNYLMFWIGVTSVLVLFIIYAYMYILWKAHHHAVRMLSRTSQKSLVVYSADGTKVQTMRPEQTRMDIRLAKTLVLILVVLVICWGPVLAIMVYDLFWSMGNDIKTVFAFCSMLCLLNSTVNPIIYALRSKDMRHAFLTSCQACRGSSQQLDNSLESDYQNRHANISANRAAESCVKTTVKIAKVTISVSTETSAEAV is encoded by the coding sequence ATGAAGTCTGTGCTGGATGGTGTGGCTGACACCACCTTCCGGACTATCACATCTGGTTTACAATTTCTCGGCTCCAACGACGCTAACTACGACGACCCCGCCAATGATGTCGACTTCAAGGGcggcttctctctgcagaagcCCTTATCGGCTTTCCGCAGCAACTCCTTCCCAGACAAAGTACCTTCGGACGAGGAGCTCATCCTCAAGGGCATCCCGTTCTTCCCCACCAACGCCACAGACCTGTTTGGCAACAGGAGCAGAGATGAGACTGGCAGTATGCAATGTGGGGAGAACTTTATGGACATGGAGTGTTTCATGATCCTGACTCCCAGTCAGCAGCTGGCTGTGGCTGTGATGTCTCTGACTCTGGGTACCTTCACGGTGCTGGAGAACCTGGTGGTGCTCTGCGTCATCCTGCAGTCCCGCACCCTCCGCTGCCGCCCATCCTACCACTTCATTGGCAGCCTGGCAGTGGCTGACCTGCTGGGCAGTGTCATCTTTGTCTACAGCTTTCTGGACTTCCATGTTTTCCACCGGAAGGACAGCCccaatgtttttctcttcaagTTGGGCGGGGTCACGGCATCGTTCACGGCGTCCGTGGGCAGCCTTTTCCTCACGGCCATTGACCGCTACATCTCTATACACCGGCCTCTCTCCTACAGGCGCATCGTGACCCGGACCAAGGCTGTCATAGCCTTCTGTGTGATGTGGACTATCTCCATTGTCATCGCTGTGCTACCTCTGCTGGGCTGGAACTGTAAACGTCTCAATTCGGTTTGCTCAGAGTTATTCCCTCTTattgataagaactacctgatGTTCTGGATCGGTGTGACCAGTGTGCTGGTTCTTTTCATCATCTACGCCTACATGTACATCCTGTGGAAAGCGCACCACCACGCTGTGCGCATGCTAAGCCGAACCTCCCAGAAGAGCCTCGTTGTTTACTCAGCAGACGGGACTAAAGTGCAGACCATGCGCCCTGAGCAGACACGCATGGACATCCGTCTGGCGAAGACCCTGGTGCTCATCTTGGTGGTGCTGGTCATATGTTGGGGCCCAGTGCTCGCCATCATGGTCTACGACCTCTTCTGGAGTATGGGCAATGACATCAAGACAGTATTTGCATTCTGCAGCATGCTCTGCCTGCTCAACTCCACCGTCAACCCAATCATCTACGCCTTGAGGAGCAAGGACATGCGGCATGCCTTCCTCACCTCCTGCCAAGCCTGCAGGGGGAGCTCCCAGCAGCTGGACAACAGCCTGGAGTCCGACTACCAGAACAGACACGCCAACATTTCGGCCAACAGGGCTGCAGAGAGCTGCGTGAAGACCACTGTGAAAATAGCCAAAGTAACAATCTCTGTGTCGACTGAAACCTCTGCAGAAGCTGTCTAA